The genomic region AGGGCCGCGTTGGCCTGAACGGCCGGGTGGGTCCACATGCGCGGGTTCATGGCCGGGGCCAGGACCAGGGGGCCGTCAAAGGCCAGGGCCTGCGCCGAGAGCATGTCCGAGGCCGCGCCGTGGGCCAGACGCGCCAGGGCGTCGGCCGAGACCGGAGCCACAACCATGGCCTGGGCGCGCTGCCCCGGTTCCAGATGGGCGAAAATATCCTGGCCCGGCTCGAACATGCCGCCATAGACCGGCAGTGCGCCCAGAGACTCGAAGAGCAGGGGCGTGACGAAGCGCCGGGCCCCGTCCGTGAGCGTGACCGAGACGTGGACGCCCAGTTTGAGCCAGGCCCGCAGCAGGTCCGTGGCCCGGTAGCAGGCCACCGAACCGCAGACGCCCAGATGCAGGCGCTTGTGGGCAAAGCGCGTGCTCTGGTCAAACGGGGCGGCAAGAGACGCGGCAGGGCAGGTCACAGATTGCGCTCCTGCAAGCCGCCGGAAGCGGCGGGCGCTCCGCCGCCCTGGTCGCCGCTCCCTCCCCATTGCTCGGTGGCGCCGGGCGCGGGTGGCGGCGTGGGGCTGCTCTGTCCCCTTTCGCCGCTTATGGGCGGATATTCCTCACCGGGCAGCTCGGCGCCGCTTTCCGCCGCGCCGGGCAGGCTGAGGGCCGCGCCGTCGGGCAGGCGGCCGCCCGTCCAGATTTCAAGAATGGTCAGCACGGTCTGGCGGCGGAAAGCCAGCACGGCCAGACTGTTGCCCTTGTCGTAGACGTAGAGGGAGCGGTCCCCCTTGCGCAGGGAGAGGCGCAGCTGCCAGCCCTGGCCCTGCAGGGCTGTGAACATGCTCTGCGCCGCCTGCGCGGCGTCCACATTGCCGCGCAGGGTTTCCAGACCCTCACGGCCCCCGTCCGCGCCGTAATTCATATAGCCGTGCGAGGCGTAGCGCTGCATGCCGGCGGGCAGGGGCACGCCCAGCAGCTGGCTGGACGCCGCGTCCGCGCCGCCGGTGAGCGGGTCATTGGAAAAGGGATTGCCGACGCCCATGGAGGCGCAGCCTTGGGCGGCGGCGAGGACCAGCCCCAGAGCGAGGGTGACAAGCGTGCGTCGCATGGCTATACTCCTTCCCCCGGACGCTCAGGCCGTCCGGATTCAGGAACACAGCCTAGCCTCTCCGCCGCGCCCTGACAAGCCCGGCGGCGGGCCGGGTCAAAACGGGCAGATCAAAAAAGACCGCGCCGACAAATTGGGGTTCTGAATGTTCAGTCTGTCGCGCTTGGCGGATCTGCGGTTCAGCGATGTTGAGCAAGGCCTTCGTCATTCCGTCGGAATGACGCGGAGGCGGATGCCGACGCCGGAAGAATCCGGCGGAAAATGAAGCCGATAATAAATAAGACGCGCTTGCCGCACAGGCCGGGCGCAGCAGCGAGGCCCGCCACAGCCATGATTCCCGAAGAAGCCGATTTTTTTCTGAGCAGCTACCGTTTTGATCTGCCGCCGGAGCAGATCGCCCAGTTCCCTCCGGAAGAGCGCGGCGCATCGCGTCTGCTGGTCATGCCGCGCAAGGGCGCTCCCGATCCTTGCCCTGAACTGCGTCACGCCATGTTCAGCGAACTGCCCGACCTGTTGCCGCCCGGCGCGCTGATCGTAGCCAACAATTCGCGCGTCCTCCAGGCCCGCCTGCTGGGATCGCGGTTTACGGGCGGCAAAGTGGAATTTCTGCTGCTCACGCCCCTGCCCCTGGTCATGGAGCGGGCCTCCCCCGACAAGGCCGGCGGCGCGGACGCCTTCAGCGCCGAGGCCGAGGGGCTGGTGCGTTGCGGCGGCAGCGTGCGCGAGGGCGAAACCTTCGCCTTCGGCGCGGGCATCAGGGTCACGGTGCTGGAATCCGGCCCCTTCGGCAAACGCCGGGTGCGGCTGGCCTGGCGGGGCGATCTGGCCAAGGCCTTCGCGGCTACCGGGCACATCCCCCTGCCGCCCTACATTAAACGCGCCGACGGCGAAGAGGACCTCAGCCGTTACCAGACCGTCTACGCCAGGGACGACAAAACCGGCTCCGTGGCCGCGCCCACGGCCGGTCTGCATTTCACCCCGGCTCTGCGCGAGCGGCTGGCGGCGCGGGGCTTTGAATGGGCCGAAGTGACCCTCTACGTGGGTTACGGCACTTTCAGTCCGGTGCGCAGCGAGGATATTCGCGGCCACCGCATGCACCGTGAATATGTGGAGGTGCCTGAGGCCACCGCCGAAGCCGTGGCCAGGGCCAAGGCCCAGGGCCGTCCCGTGCTGGCTGTGGGCACCACCAGCGTGCGGACCCTGGAGGGCGTGGCCGAACTCTGCGGCCGGGTGCAGCCCTACACGGGCTGGACGGACATTTTTCTCTATCCCGGCAGGAGTTTTCGCGTGGTGGACGCCATGCTGACCAACTTCCATCTGCCGGAATCCTCGCTGCTCATGCTGGTTTCGGCCTTTGCCGGGCGTGAGCGCATGCTGGCGGCCTATGCCGAAGCCGTGGCCCGGGGCTACCGCTTTTTCTCCTACGGGGACGCCATGCTTATAAAGTAGGCGGGACCGGTTTCCCGGTCCGTATCCAATGCGGACGCAGCGCCCGCGGAGACGCTGCAAGGAGCGCAAAAAACATATGTCGCGAATAGTTTTTCTGGAAGACCGCTGCAAGGGTTGCCGTCTCTGCGTGGAGGCCTGCCCTGTGCATATTCTTCGTCCGTCGGGGCGTTTCAACCATCAGGGCTATGAAATTATGGAGATGGACGGCCAGTGCACGGGCTGCGCCTCCTGCGCCGTCATGTGCCCGGACGCGGCCATCCGGGTGTTCAAAAGCGCCAAAGCCAAAAGCGCGGCGGAAGGGGGCGCGGCATGAGCGCATCACAGACGGAACGCGTGCTGATCAAGGGCAACGAGGCTGTGGCCTTCGGCGCGGTGGACGCGGGCTGCCGCTGCTATTTCGGCTATCCCATCACGCCCCAGAATGAAATTCCCGAGGCTCTCTCCGTGCTGCTGCCAGAGAACGGCGGCCGGTTCGTGCAGGCCGAAAGCGAAGTGGCCGCCTCCAACATGCTGCTGGGCGCGGCGGCCTGTGGCGTCCCGGCCATGACCTCGTCCTCCGGCTGCGGCATCTCGCTGATGCAGGAGGCCGTTTCCTACATGGCCGGCAGCCACGTGCCGGGCGTCATCGTCAACATGCAGCGCGGCGGCCCCGGCCTGGGGGACATCGGCCCCTCCCAGGGCGACTATTTTCAGGCGGTCAAGGGCGGCGGCCACGGCGACCACCGCAATCTGGTCCTGGCCCCGGCCACGGCGCAGGAATGCTACGACTTCATGTTCCGGGCCTTTGCCCTGGCCTTCAAGTACGCCAATCCGGTCATGGTGCTGGGCGACGCCATTGTGGGCCAGATCAAGGAACCCGTGCGCCGCGAGCCTCCCAGGGACGCCATGCGGCCCGAAGACATCCGGGCTCTGGCCAAGGACTGGCGGCTGGAGGGCTACGGCAGACGCGGCCCCGGCGCGGCCCCGCGCCTGCTCAAATCCGTGTATCTGGCCGAAGGAGCCCTGGCCGAGCGCAACCGCCTGCTGATGGAAAAATACGCGGCCATGCGCGCGGAAACCGCCTTTGAACAGACAGATACGGACGATGCCGAGCTGATCGTGGTGGCCTTCGGCTCCATGGCCCGCATCGCGCGCAGCGCCATCCGGCAGTTGCGCGCGCAGGGGCACAAGCCGGGCCTGTTCCGGCCCGTGACCCTGTATCCTTTCCCGGATGAGGCCCTGCGCGCTCTGGCGCCGGGACGGCGCTTCCTGGTTATCGAACAGAATACCGGCCAGATGGTCGAGGACGTGCGCCTGACGCTCAACGGCGCGGCCGCGGTTTCTTGGCACGGGGTCATGCCCGGCCTGTTCATCGGTGCGGACGAACTGACGGAGCCCATCCTCCGGGCGCTCAAGGAGAAAAAACAATGACCCAGGTTTCGGAATCAGCCGACGCGTTGCGGCCGCAGCCGGGCGAAAGTCTGGTGTTTGACGTCAATCCCGTCCTTAACGAGCGTCCCACCCACTACTGCCCCGGTTGCCATCACGGCATCACCCACCGTCTGGTCAGCGAAGTGCTGCACGAGCTGGGCGTGGCCGACAGGACCATACTGGTGGCCTCGGTGGGCTGCGCGACCTTTACCTACGATTACTTCAACGTGGACGGCCTGGAGGCTCCGCACGGCCGGGCCTGCGCCGTGGCCACGGGCGTGCGCCGGGCCAGGCCCGACGCCGTGGTCTTCACCTACCAGGGCGACGGCGACATGGCGGCCATCGGTCTGGCCGAGTCCCTGCACGCGGCCAACCGGGGCGAGAAGATCACCACCATCTTCATCAACAATACGGTCTACGGCATGACCGGCGGCCAGATGGCCCCCACCACTCTGGTGGGCCAGAAGACCACCACCACGCGCCAGGGCCGCTCGCTGAGCAATGAGGGCGGGCCGGTGCGCCTGGCCGAGATCATGGCCCAGCTCGACGGCGTGGCCTATGCCGAGCGCTGTGCCCTGGATTCGGTCAAGCATGTGCGCGCGGCCAAAAAGGCCATGCGCAAGGCGTTTGAAGTGCAGCTCGACGGTCTGGGCTTCGGTTTCGTGGAGCT from Desulfovibrio porci harbors:
- the queA gene encoding tRNA preQ1(34) S-adenosylmethionine ribosyltransferase-isomerase QueA, coding for MIPEEADFFLSSYRFDLPPEQIAQFPPEERGASRLLVMPRKGAPDPCPELRHAMFSELPDLLPPGALIVANNSRVLQARLLGSRFTGGKVEFLLLTPLPLVMERASPDKAGGADAFSAEAEGLVRCGGSVREGETFAFGAGIRVTVLESGPFGKRRVRLAWRGDLAKAFAATGHIPLPPYIKRADGEEDLSRYQTVYARDDKTGSVAAPTAGLHFTPALRERLAARGFEWAEVTLYVGYGTFSPVRSEDIRGHRMHREYVEVPEATAEAVARAKAQGRPVLAVGTTSVRTLEGVAELCGRVQPYTGWTDIFLYPGRSFRVVDAMLTNFHLPESSLLMLVSAFAGRERMLAAYAEAVARGYRFFSYGDAMLIK
- a CDS encoding indolepyruvate ferredoxin oxidoreductase subunit alpha, yielding MSRIVFLEDRCKGCRLCVEACPVHILRPSGRFNHQGYEIMEMDGQCTGCASCAVMCPDAAIRVFKSAKAKSAAEGGAA
- the vorB gene encoding 3-methyl-2-oxobutanoate dehydrogenase subunit VorB, with amino-acid sequence MSASQTERVLIKGNEAVAFGAVDAGCRCYFGYPITPQNEIPEALSVLLPENGGRFVQAESEVAASNMLLGAAACGVPAMTSSSGCGISLMQEAVSYMAGSHVPGVIVNMQRGGPGLGDIGPSQGDYFQAVKGGGHGDHRNLVLAPATAQECYDFMFRAFALAFKYANPVMVLGDAIVGQIKEPVRREPPRDAMRPEDIRALAKDWRLEGYGRRGPGAAPRLLKSVYLAEGALAERNRLLMEKYAAMRAETAFEQTDTDDAELIVVAFGSMARIARSAIRQLRAQGHKPGLFRPVTLYPFPDEALRALAPGRRFLVIEQNTGQMVEDVRLTLNGAAAVSWHGVMPGLFIGADELTEPILRALKEKKQ
- a CDS encoding thiamine pyrophosphate-dependent enzyme; this translates as MTQVSESADALRPQPGESLVFDVNPVLNERPTHYCPGCHHGITHRLVSEVLHELGVADRTILVASVGCATFTYDYFNVDGLEAPHGRACAVATGVRRARPDAVVFTYQGDGDMAAIGLAESLHAANRGEKITTIFINNTVYGMTGGQMAPTTLVGQKTTTTRQGRSLSNEGGPVRLAEIMAQLDGVAYAERCALDSVKHVRAAKKAMRKAFEVQLDGLGFGFVELLSGCPTNWHLDPVAANRRIAEVMIPVFPLGVFKDATASGPAADAGQAKEAPRG